One window from the genome of Trichoplusia ni isolate ovarian cell line Hi5 chromosome 13, tn1, whole genome shotgun sequence encodes:
- the LOC113500232 gene encoding FMRFamide-related peptides yields MSCSRSVALLAALWLMVGATAIPVRRSPDLEARRRSAIDRSMIRFGRSYPAEPSAADLREAFQRPTRRGDSFLRFGRSQPLTLSAEDLVTLLRSYEEDYDSPMTKKSASFVRFGRDPNFIRLGRSAEEDKSAFEQNSELVVSGYPQRKNRARDHFIRLGRDSEEVNENEFEETEESRRKRSAEACHDCQS; encoded by the exons ATGAGTTGTTCTCGGAGCGTGGCGTTACTGGCGGCGTTGTGGCTGATGGTGGGAGCCACAGCTATTCCAGTGAGGAGGTCTCCAGATCTGGAGGCCAGACGCAGGAGTGCTATAGACAGGAGTATGATCAG GTTTGGTCGATCATATCCTGCGGAACCATCAGCCGCTGACCTCAGGGAAGCATTCCAACGTCCTACACGCCGAGGAGACAGTTTCCTCCGCTTCGGCCGCTCTCAACCCCTCACCCTCTCCGCAGAAGACCTCGTCACCCTCCTCAGATCCTACGAAGAAGACTACGACAGCCCCATGACCAAGAAATCAGCCAGCTTCGTCCGTTTTGGACGGGATCCTAACTTCATCCGCCTTGGTAGGTCAGCTGAAGAGGATAAGAGTGCTTTTGAGCAGAATTCTGAGCTGGTTGTGAGTGGATACCCTCAGAGGAAGAACCGGGCGAGAGACCACTTCATCAGGCTTGGACGAGACAGCGAGGAAGTCAACGAGAACGAGTTTGAGGAAACAGAGGAAAGCAGAAGGAAGCGATCCGCCGAAGCGTGTCACGACTGCCAGTCGTAA